The following proteins are co-located in the Maridesulfovibrio sp. genome:
- a CDS encoding pentapeptide repeat-containing protein, with the protein MQIDDYESYENISFESIDLEDKTLQEVNFYRCTFKASSFQYAELIDCEFQECRFVGCNMAVAVFSNSKVIDTEFRDSKLLGINWGNLGPVIVARYSNCLMDRCAFSGQNLLKVKFSSCSLRDASFSDCKLLRVKFDDCDFAGCQFHQADLSSADFTSSRNYFMNAETNKLKKTKFSLPEAVSLLANLDIELK; encoded by the coding sequence ATGCAGATAGATGATTACGAATCTTACGAAAATATATCCTTCGAGAGTATCGACCTAGAAGATAAGACCTTGCAGGAAGTCAATTTTTACAGATGTACATTTAAAGCTTCTTCTTTCCAGTATGCCGAACTTATAGACTGCGAATTTCAGGAATGTCGGTTTGTGGGCTGTAATATGGCAGTGGCTGTATTTTCAAATTCGAAGGTCATCGATACTGAATTTCGTGATTCAAAGTTACTGGGCATAAACTGGGGAAATCTTGGACCTGTAATCGTGGCACGATACTCCAATTGCCTTATGGATAGATGTGCATTCAGCGGTCAGAATCTGCTCAAAGTTAAATTTAGTTCCTGTTCATTAAGGGATGCATCCTTTTCTGATTGCAAGTTGTTGCGGGTTAAATTTGATGATTGTGATTTTGCAGGCTGCCAGTTTCATCAGGCGGATTTATCCTCTGCTGATTTCACCTCTTCCAGAAATTATTTCATGAATGCAGAGACGAACAAACTAAAAAAAACAAAATTCTCATTGCCTGAAGCGGTGTCGCTACTGGCTAATCTGGATATTGAACTGAAGTAG
- a CDS encoding SLC13 family permease encodes MELSGSYIYDRLPLILLFVTGYILYRVTASAALPEYLSARAVRFSRGRADYLLLSLMGVAALLSMFIPNAVTVLAMIPVIRKLDDELESMTTPLTLSIIYGANIGGMGSIIGSPANLLLIGALDLFDIPGRKAITFFNWFEWALPLVVFMLLLAWVVVRFSLSADGNKIAREQRGPLLLPKQRKGLFVFCLFLAYWSGASILVEMVPAYRAYDPLVAMGFCLFFCSYVFGSGMLRIPDMVQGIPKRGLLFLVLLGMLIVLVRMFRIDESAAGLFTSILDALGQSGEGFGIYLITALMVILLTEFLSNTVVSTAFFAVVVHVGVSYELNPLPLMILVSTASTCAFMTPVATPCNGLAVGEMRGMSLKTMFVLGMLLNVLGALMLSFWIWWIVPLVYG; translated from the coding sequence ATGGAACTCTCCGGTAGTTATATATATGATAGGCTGCCACTGATACTCCTTTTTGTCACCGGATATATCCTTTACCGGGTGACCGCTTCTGCAGCATTGCCTGAATATCTTTCGGCGAGAGCTGTCCGCTTCAGCAGGGGCCGTGCGGATTACCTGCTGCTTTCACTAATGGGCGTAGCGGCTCTTCTGTCCATGTTTATCCCAAACGCAGTAACCGTGCTGGCAATGATTCCGGTCATCCGCAAGCTTGATGATGAACTTGAATCCATGACCACACCACTTACATTATCTATTATATATGGGGCGAACATAGGTGGAATGGGGTCGATCATCGGCAGTCCTGCCAATTTGTTGCTCATAGGCGCTCTTGATTTGTTTGATATCCCGGGGCGTAAAGCCATTACTTTTTTCAACTGGTTTGAATGGGCCCTTCCGCTGGTGGTGTTCATGTTATTGCTGGCGTGGGTTGTTGTGCGCTTTTCTCTTTCGGCTGACGGGAATAAGATTGCACGTGAGCAGAGGGGGCCTCTCTTGCTTCCAAAGCAACGAAAAGGATTATTCGTTTTCTGTTTGTTTCTTGCCTACTGGAGTGGAGCATCAATTCTGGTTGAAATGGTCCCTGCATACAGAGCGTATGATCCGTTGGTAGCGATGGGGTTTTGCCTGTTTTTTTGTAGCTATGTGTTCGGAAGCGGGATGTTGCGGATTCCAGATATGGTGCAAGGTATTCCCAAACGTGGATTGCTGTTTCTTGTTCTGCTTGGAATGCTGATTGTGCTGGTAAGAATGTTCAGGATTGATGAGTCTGCCGCAGGTTTGTTTACAAGTATACTTGATGCGTTGGGGCAGAGCGGTGAGGGATTTGGGATATATTTGATAACTGCCCTGATGGTTATCCTCCTGACAGAATTTTTAAGTAATACAGTGGTTTCCACTGCATTCTTTGCAGTTGTTGTGCATGTAGGTGTATCTTACGAATTAAACCCACTGCCGTTGATGATTCTTGTCTCAACTGCATCAACTTGTGCGTTTATGACTCCGGTAGCGACTCCATGCAATGGTTTGGCAGTAGGAGAGATGCGGGGAATGTCATTAAAAACAATGTTTGTGCTGGGCATGCTTTTGAATGTTCTTGGAGCCTTAATGCTGTCCTTTTGGATATGGTGGATTGTTCCTTTGGTTTATGGTTGA
- a CDS encoding AEC family transporter has translation MLTLVLSALIPLFLMVLAGAVSFRREILPENSATVLNGFVYYFTLPALLFCSLATTPFEEIAQVRFIGGYLSAMIGAYWLMFLASKFIFKDHFTEDGIRASSGSFPNSAYLGLPIMMYLYDGSRQALIATTLAIILPIIIVIMVVATFELHRADKSKSTLGIIGQIALSMLKTPLIGASFAGAAFSFLHLKLPEFLADGLHNFGMASVPCALFAIGILIVRQKMEMKWFNIGLVNLFKLILHPLLAAGCLLLFGVRGQELLMGVLLSGMPTAALCCVLAESYRTCETETSATVLVSMILYIPAMFLTLVVAEACGVPLIRG, from the coding sequence ATGCTGACACTTGTCCTTTCTGCTTTGATTCCCCTGTTTCTGATGGTTCTTGCCGGGGCTGTTTCGTTCCGGCGTGAAATCCTGCCTGAAAACTCTGCAACAGTGCTGAACGGGTTTGTTTATTATTTTACTTTACCGGCTTTACTCTTCTGTTCACTGGCAACTACCCCGTTTGAAGAAATTGCCCAGGTTCGTTTCATCGGCGGTTATCTTTCTGCTATGATAGGTGCTTACTGGCTTATGTTTCTGGCTTCGAAATTTATATTCAAGGACCATTTTACTGAGGACGGAATCCGGGCCAGTTCCGGCAGTTTTCCTAATTCAGCATACCTTGGATTGCCGATCATGATGTACCTTTATGATGGCAGCAGGCAGGCTTTGATTGCGACTACGCTGGCGATCATCCTCCCAATCATCATTGTCATTATGGTTGTGGCTACATTTGAGCTGCACCGGGCGGATAAATCGAAGTCGACTCTGGGTATTATCGGGCAAATAGCTCTTTCCATGCTCAAGACTCCTTTGATTGGAGCTTCTTTTGCCGGGGCTGCTTTTTCTTTTCTGCACTTGAAGCTACCGGAATTTTTGGCTGACGGCTTACATAATTTTGGCATGGCTTCGGTCCCTTGTGCCTTGTTTGCAATCGGGATTCTGATTGTCCGCCAGAAGATGGAAATGAAATGGTTCAATATCGGATTGGTGAACCTTTTTAAATTAATTCTGCACCCGCTTCTTGCTGCCGGATGTCTACTTCTTTTCGGTGTGCGAGGACAGGAATTGCTTATGGGGGTGTTGTTGTCCGGAATGCCGACTGCGGCGTTGTGTTGTGTGCTAGCTGAATCTTACAGAACTTGTGAAACAGAAACTTCAGCCACGGTGCTGGTCTCCATGATTTTATATATTCCGGCCATGTTTCTGACCCTTGTTGTGGCTGAAGCGTGCGGTGTTCCTTTGATTCGCGGGTAG
- a CDS encoding chloride channel protein — MIKSGNNISPAELKHFLHKRAPSRNAKLIFAAIVIGGCSALAAVILNRTLDYLSTLRMTNSHHWWMFMLPAAGAALAVILSKNIFKESGGHGVGEVIAKVGLKQGILRPISIISSLLTSLLTIASGGSAGPEAPVVVSGSAMGSNLSRLFKMSGQSRMTLIGCGAAGSISAIFNAPVTGMIFAVEIILGEWTPYHLIPIAISSVVATQTSRLLEGNVIPFSDQFPPMGVTDLGTSILLAVLAALVSVLFVRSIRQVGSACSSLTNKPWIKAACGGLAVGIIGIFFPLALGEGYTSIKMAIHGTLPDGIALIAFMGMLRIVTTSLTLGSGGLGGIFAPCLVIGSLFGAFYYRVISQIIPQHMLTGEGSYALLGMAGVVSGVMQAPLTSVFLVLEITHGYQAVMHIMTVTFLSSMLTHAFEPSSFYFRDLVEKGQLLRPKTDEKILADIDTSQLVHNKLTYACPQMTVSEFLKVLTNTSQTHIPIINSETQEFMGMVDVVSARSSILDPEQQQSNISEVAIDRNAPIIEQDMGAAEILEIMNRSGKRTLPVMKNGSFNGFISKEDILSAYRGEMKSYGKSDNLF, encoded by the coding sequence TAGGACGCTTGATTATCTGAGCACGCTGCGCATGACCAACTCCCATCACTGGTGGATGTTCATGTTGCCGGCTGCGGGAGCCGCGCTTGCAGTTATCCTGAGCAAGAATATCTTCAAGGAGTCTGGAGGGCACGGGGTAGGAGAAGTCATCGCTAAGGTCGGCTTGAAGCAGGGAATCCTGCGCCCCATTTCAATCATCAGCTCCCTTTTGACCAGCTTGCTGACTATCGCCAGCGGCGGATCAGCCGGTCCGGAAGCGCCGGTTGTCGTCAGCGGTTCCGCCATGGGTTCGAACCTGTCCCGGCTGTTCAAAATGAGCGGACAGTCGCGCATGACCCTAATCGGATGCGGTGCAGCCGGGTCCATTTCAGCAATCTTCAATGCCCCGGTCACCGGGATGATCTTTGCAGTAGAAATCATCCTCGGGGAGTGGACTCCCTACCATCTCATTCCCATTGCCATATCCTCGGTTGTCGCCACTCAGACCTCAAGACTGCTCGAAGGCAACGTTATCCCTTTCAGCGATCAATTCCCTCCCATGGGAGTTACCGATCTTGGGACTTCCATCCTGCTGGCCGTACTTGCCGCACTGGTATCAGTGCTCTTTGTCCGTTCCATCCGTCAAGTCGGTTCCGCCTGTTCATCCTTGACCAATAAACCATGGATCAAAGCGGCTTGCGGAGGTCTGGCCGTGGGGATAATCGGAATTTTCTTTCCACTGGCACTTGGCGAAGGATATACATCCATTAAAATGGCTATTCACGGCACCCTGCCTGACGGCATAGCCCTTATTGCATTCATGGGAATGCTCAGGATAGTCACCACATCGCTGACTTTGGGAAGCGGAGGATTGGGAGGAATATTTGCGCCCTGCCTTGTAATCGGATCACTTTTCGGAGCATTCTACTATCGAGTAATTTCACAGATAATCCCACAACACATGCTCACCGGCGAAGGATCATACGCGCTACTGGGCATGGCCGGAGTTGTCAGCGGAGTGATGCAGGCCCCGCTGACCAGCGTATTTCTGGTACTGGAAATCACCCACGGCTATCAGGCGGTGATGCACATCATGACCGTCACTTTCCTTTCATCCATGCTTACCCACGCCTTTGAACCATCATCTTTCTACTTTCGGGATCTGGTGGAGAAGGGACAACTTCTGCGCCCCAAAACAGATGAAAAAATATTAGCGGACATTGATACCAGTCAATTAGTTCATAACAAACTGACCTATGCCTGCCCGCAAATGACCGTAAGCGAATTCCTGAAGGTACTGACCAACACCAGTCAGACCCACATCCCCATTATCAACAGCGAAACTCAGGAATTCATGGGCATGGTGGATGTTGTTTCAGCGCGATCATCAATCCTTGATCCGGAACAGCAGCAAAGCAATATCAGCGAGGTGGCCATAGACAGAAACGCTCCCATCATAGAACAGGACATGGGTGCGGCAGAGATTCTGGAGATAATGAACCGCAGCGGCAAGCGCACCCTTCCGGTAATGAAAAACGGCAGCTTCAACGGCTTTATAAGCAAGGAAGACATCCTCTCAGCATATAGGGGCGAGATGAAATCTTACGGAAAAAGCGACAATCTCTTCTAA
- a CDS encoding HD domain-containing phosphohydrolase has protein sequence MNNDTESQNAGTEEFLQISFNILNTFGSKLPVSLCIHDDEFQRVVPLFAKDTRLSSKKQELVNNYCSDGNLFISKEDYASLAGHISQNLGALLTEHFLDEAAAAEIFYDGVLEKVRAFYSNPIGETLTDLSTVLAIFCEYVWVDPNRWTYFFNTLKREKDLCCHAVNTLFVGTSIYLKVLYKPGEKMDLKPLAMGLVLHDLGMTQIPSAVTAKTSKLLYKERMRMQEHVDIAEKMLNRLEIRDETIKSCVFDHHERLDGSGYPKGRRGDAITLEAKVCAISDAFCGMIADRYHRPGLNPILAAIILTESKAKYDQKLTSSLISFIISNNPEMKALLQDKAKMQQLRTIALQKAAQ, from the coding sequence ATGAACAATGATACGGAAAGCCAGAATGCCGGAACTGAGGAATTCTTGCAAATCAGTTTTAATATTTTAAATACATTCGGCAGCAAACTCCCTGTATCTCTCTGCATACACGATGACGAGTTTCAGCGTGTTGTTCCCCTTTTTGCTAAGGATACAAGGCTTTCCAGCAAAAAGCAGGAACTGGTCAACAACTACTGTAGTGACGGAAACCTGTTCATATCCAAAGAAGATTACGCATCACTTGCAGGTCACATCAGTCAGAACCTCGGAGCATTGCTGACTGAACATTTTCTGGATGAAGCTGCGGCAGCTGAAATTTTTTATGATGGAGTTCTGGAAAAAGTACGTGCCTTTTACTCCAATCCTATCGGGGAAACTTTAACCGACCTTAGCACTGTTCTGGCTATTTTTTGTGAATATGTCTGGGTGGATCCCAACAGATGGACTTACTTTTTCAATACCCTTAAGCGGGAAAAAGATCTGTGCTGCCATGCGGTAAATACACTTTTTGTAGGAACTTCAATTTATTTAAAAGTCCTCTACAAGCCCGGTGAAAAAATGGACCTCAAGCCACTGGCCATGGGATTGGTCCTTCATGATCTGGGTATGACTCAGATCCCTTCAGCAGTAACGGCTAAAACCTCCAAGCTGCTTTACAAAGAAAGAATGCGCATGCAGGAACATGTCGATATTGCTGAAAAAATGCTCAACCGCCTTGAAATCAGAGATGAAACCATCAAATCCTGCGTATTTGATCACCATGAGAGGCTGGACGGCAGCGGCTATCCAAAAGGACGTCGGGGAGATGCAATTACTTTGGAAGCAAAGGTCTGCGCAATCTCAGATGCCTTTTGCGGTATGATTGCCGACCGCTACCACAGACCCGGCCTCAACCCTATCCTTGCTGCAATAATCCTTACCGAGAGCAAAGCTAAATACGATCAAAAACTGACCAGTTCATTGATATCATTCATTATATCCAACAATCCGGAAATGAAAGCTCTGCTTCAAGATAAAGCGAAAATGCAGCAGCTAAGAACCATAGCCCTGCAAAAAGCAGCTCAGTAA